Sequence from the Propionispora vibrioides genome:
CACTCGTTACGGTCGGCGTATACCCGGAGTAGTCATATTTGCCATCTTTCTTGCCTTTCGCTGCTACCTCGGCAAAATTAGGCATATGGCAGGACAGGGTTACAATCGCGCCTACCCGGTTGGCTTCCATACCAACATTGGCCGCCTTATCAACAAAAGTCATCCCCTGAGCCCTTTCCGCATCCGTCAAATCCAGCTCGCTGCCGGTCAGTGCCAAGCCATCCATGCCGACTACCGCCGGGTAGTCACCGGTCAGTTCGTAGGTATCGGAAGGACCTACACCACGGCCAACCTTCTTATGCAGATCATTCTGGTGACCATATAGAGTTTTACCCGATTCCGCTATACCTTTTAAATAAGCCAACAGCTTCACCGTATTACTGTCTGCTTTTGCATCCACGGGACTCACTACAGCCGGAATTTTCAACATATTTATATCCACTTTGCTCTTATTAGCCAACGTAGCCGTATAATCCACATAGATGTCTTTTACGACTTCATGACCCAGGGTGATCTGATCGATATAAAGCTCACCCTTATAGTCAGTATTGCTGCCAACAATACTGATCATAAAATAGGCTACATTCGCATTGGCCGGCTCAAAAGGAATATGTACATTGACCTTTTTAAGGCTGGTCCCCGCAATCGGTTCGGCAGAATCCAAATCAATATCCGGATAGGTATTCACTACTTCCTGATTTTTATCCGATGTCATATACAACTTGGTCTTAAATGTCCCGCTGCTCATTGACTTCGGATTAAAGTAAAAGTCATAGGTTACTACATTATAGCCCTCTAATGCCAAAGGCAAAGCACCATTCTCCAGCTTGATTTCACTCCAGCTCTTTTTGGCATTATTGGTAAAATCCACGGTCAGTTTTGCCGCGCCATCGCCAACAGCAGCATCATAAGTAAGCTCCGGTGTACCGCTGTAATCCCAAACACCGCCATAATGCCACGGGCCAAGGCCGCCGGAAAAATCCCAGGTTTGCGCTTCGGCTGCCGTCGCACGACTCATAGTACAAACACCTTGCAGGGGCGCTGGCAAATAGTTCTCTGGCAATCCACTCAGCAAAAAACTTGCCGATAACGTCAATGGTAACATTCTTCTAAGCATCTTCTCATTCATATTATCTGCCGCCTCCTTTGCTGCGCCGCAATCAGCCTCTTTTCTCCAAGGCAATATTATCTACATACACTTCCCCTTTGTAATTTGTATAACTGCCGACAATACTAAAATCAAAGTAAACGATATTTCCCGTTACTGCCTGAAACGGAACGCGGACTTTCACTTTTTTGAGATCCGTTCCATCCACCGGCCGGGCCGACACCGTTTCAATATCCGGGCAGACATTAACCACTTCCACATTGGCGTCAGATTTCATATACACTTTCGTTTTAAAGGAACCGTTTGTCATATTCTTAGGGTTAAAATAAAAGTCAAATGTCAACATGTTGCAGCCGTCCAAGACAAGCGGCGAACCGGTGGTCACACTGCTATTGTGAAGCTTTACTTCACTCCAACTATCCTTAAATTTCGTGTGAAAATCGACACTCAGCTTTAATGCCCCTTCGCCAAGCTTGGCATCCTGCACTATAACGGGCGTTCCGTCATAATTCCACACGCCGCCGGGAGCCCAGCCGTCCGCATCCTGGGCAAAATTCCAGGCTGTCAGCTGGGTTGCCGCTGTTGCAGGTACCGTCGCAAAACCGGATAGCAAAAAAGCTGCCGACAATATTACGGGAATAACTTTCTTCAGTATTGTTTTTTTCATGTTGTCCCCACTCCTTTTTACACAATTCAAATACAAATAAATCCGCTTTGTTTTTGTTTATTCCAAACTTTCAGTATATTTAGCCCAGAAGTAGGGCCCCTATCATTGTTCCCGCACGCTCTGTGTGCTTGCCCAATTGCCGTCTTGGTCCAAACAAGCGCAATAGGTTTATTTATTCATAACTTTTGGCTGCGGCATGTCTTTATAAGTAATGCCATCCGCGAAAATCGAGCTTGGCTCATTGTAAAAATCAATAAAATCATTAATCATTTCATGACCGCGCGTATCACTTACCATATACGGCGCAAAAAAATTATGCTGCTCTTTTTCAAAATTAGACCAGGTCATGAAATAAGGAAGGTGATATTTTCGGACAAGGACCGAAACATCGCTGAACCATCTTTTGTCCTTATTGCCGGCAACAGCCAGGCTGCCGCCCTGGCGTACACCAACCTCGGTAAGCGCCGGAAGCTTACCGCAAGACTTGGCGGCCTCAGCTACCACCTGCAACGACGTCTCAAAGTCTCTAAACCAGGGATCATTCTTAGGAAGTCCCGGCGGATTGTCGTCATACGTATCAAAGCCCATGATATCAACATAACGATTGCCCGGATACCGGTCAAGATATTCTCCCGGCGTTTTAAACGGGCCATTGGGGGAAATCGCATACAGAAAATTATGTACCTGTTTTGTATCCCGCATATATTTGACCGTATATTGGAAAAGCTCTACAAATTGCTCCGAACTGCAATACTTCGCCCCCCACCAAAACCACCCGCCATTATGCTCATGCAATGGCCGGAAAATCACCGGCACCTTTGCTGCCTGTAACCGCTGCGCATAATCTGCTACCAAATCAAGATAACCGTTGTATATCTCATTGAGATCACCGCCGGGCAAAATTCTTCTAACAATATCCCCTTTAAATTCATTGGGAGAATAGCCGCTATAGTCGTATGTCCCATCTGATTTTTTACCACGCTCTTTGATGAGCTCAAAATTCGGCATGTGCATGGACAAGGTGATAATCCCGCCCTCGTCAGCCGCTTTGATCGAAATAGCTGCGGCCTTATCCACCAGTGTAATTCCCTTTGCCTTTTCCTTCGGGGTAAGGGTCAGTTCAGAACCAGTAAGTGAAAGTGCATCGATACCAATGATACCGGCCAACGAGCCGGTTACATCTTTTATATCCGAATTGGTTCCGCTGTTTATCCGGAACATTTTGTGATGAGCATCATTCTGATGACCAAAGATCGTATTGTCCGTTTTACTCAACGCCGCCAAATACGAATATAAAGACAGCGTTTCCGGTGTAGCATTCGGATCCGCCAATCGGGCAAACGCAGGCGCTAACTTTACAAGCTGGTTACTTGTCGGTGCTTCCTTTTTCGCTTTGGCGTTGTCGGCATAAACAGTTCGTTCTATGTAGACTTTCTGGTTTGGATCGTTAACGATCGGGGAATCACGGCTTTCTGCCACAGCCAGCACCGGTATTACGCCGCCGATGAGCGCACATACCACGGCGGCCTTAAGAAATTGCTTTTTCATCAATACCTCCCTCTTAGTTTCTTTTTTACTACTTAGGGTTTCAGACATGCTGCTTTCACTTCCTTATTATAAAATTGAGCATATCTTTTGTCAATATAATGTTATATCTTTTATGCATGCGTTTCTTGCCGGAGATAAGCCCCATAAGCCAAGCTCCCGGCAGATTTCTTACACTATTTTAACCCAGCAGTCAATAATATTATATTTTTAATATTTTAAAGTTATATCTTTTTGTTGACAAAGTATCGTCTTTACTGTATCATCATGTTTGAAAATTCATTTTAATTTTGAAAATTCATTTTATCTTAAGGAGGAGCATGTTAATGAGAAAGAAAAAACTATGGATTCCGATTCTTTTATCTGCACTTGTTCTTTAAAATCAGCGGTGTCTTTATCCAGAAATACATGAAAGACTACAAAGAAGATAGTCGCTTTAATGGTGGAAAAGACGCACCCTGGTGGGAAAGATACTTAGAATTAAACATGCAAGCCCCGGTAAAAAATACCGATTGGAAATTCAACACGCAAATCGTATCCAAGGCCGGCTCGAAAGATAAGGCTTTCTCTGAAAAATTTGATGCGGTTGCCGATCCAAACGATCCGTCGGAAGAAGGCGGTAAAAAAGAATTCCATCCTGAACGCATGTGGGTGGAAGGAAATCTGGGAGGTACAGGCCAATACGCCAAATTGGGCTTCTTCCAGCCTTGGGTGCAGAACGGCTTTATCAGTGACGCCCGGATCAAAGGGGCTTCACTCGAACACTGGGGGCAAAAATCGGCCACCCATATCTACGCCGGGAATATTTCGGAAAAATACTGGGATTTAGGCGCCGGGGCCAGAGTGACTTCGACCGAAGGAGCAGACCCAGTTACCGGGACTTGGACAAAAACATACACTGAAGACACCACCGGCGGCGTCTACAGTGACTTTGTCCGCCATCATGACACCATCAATTATAAGACTACAGGGGTTGGAGGTGACTGGGATTTCCATGGTGACGATGGCTCGGATAACAAGGATATTGGTTATAATACCTATAATTCCGAGGAATCGGACAAACATATCTTCGCCTTTGTTTACGACTACAAATTCTCCCCTAAATATGATGGCAGCGTCGGATACTATAATTACAAGTCCTATGCCTATAACGGCGATGCGCTGCAAATCGGTGCGGTAAACCTGAATGTGCATCTTAATCCTTCTCTGACTCTGGCCAACAGTTACTCCCATGGCAACCAGGATGGTTATGACAAGGCCTATAATATTGAGTTGCAATATAACGGCAATCCCTGGATAGATAGCACCAAACCTCATAACTTCGGCGCTTATCTTGCTTATCGCTACCTTGGCCCTGATGCAATCATTAAACCAAATTACAGTGATGGCATTAAAGCCGGCCAAAAAGGGTTCGAAGTCGGCACCTACTACACACTGACCAGCAATATTCTGGCTACCTTAAAATACGCCACAGGCAAGAGTATTTACTATGGCCAGGACCGCTCCCGCGTCTTCACCTCCCTCCAATACGCCTTCTAATTGAATGATTGCTTACTTTCCTCTTAACTAATAAACAGTACATAAAAAAGACAGCCCTTGCGTTAGCGTAATAACGCGAGGACTGTCTTTTTTTAGTAACTATCACTATATCCAAAAGGTATTCACTAAGGACTGTGCTTCTAATTACCCTATACTGATTACCTTATGCTGACTGTTTTAAATGCAATCCGATCCGCCCGGTGACGGGAAATAGAATACTCAAAAGGACGCCCGTCATCAAAAAAGGCCACCTGCTCAATCTCTAATAAAGGTAACAGCCCTTCAATATGAAGATGCTTCACTTCCAGTTCGGTCGGCATTACCGCCCGTAGCGTCCGATGGGCCGACTGTATTTTTAATTGCAGTTTATCCTGAATGTAAGCGTAAATAGACGTTTCTACATGCTCTTTTTTCAATCCCGGTATCAGCTGAATTGGCATCTTGGTATACTCCACAACAATAGGGCCTTCATCGTTAGAACGCGCCCGGATAATATCATAGACGAAATCATCCTCGGTAATCTGCAGCTTGGATGCTACTTCCTGTGACGGATGTACAATATCAAACCGGATCACTTCTGTTTGCACTTTTTGCCCGCGATTGGTTTCTGTAAACCCAGTAAATTGTTTGGCCATACTAAGTTCTTTGACATCCTGATTCTCCACTGTCTTAACAAAAGTACCCGAGCCACGGCGTTTAACAACCAGTCCTAAATTGACCAGTTCATCCACCGCCCGTTTGATAGTTATGCGGCTTACCCCATAATACTCACACATCTCTTTTTCCAAGGCCAACTGCACGCCGGGAACATATTCGCCACTTGTGATTTTATTGCGGATATCATTTGCAATTTGCTGATACTTCACCATATATATTTCTCTCACCTCTACTTTATCCTCTTTATATTATACAACAACATAGATATAACCATATACTAAAATTGACATATCCATTTAACAAACTATTGTTATCAAGTATCAAAAGAGCATACGGACCAGCGTCAGCAACTCACAAAAGGTATCTATCCGGCAAATCGCAGAAGAATTGACAAGCAGGAACTTATCCGCCAATGCGTTTCCATCGCTCAGCCAATAAACGACAGAATGCCCTGTAAAACTGACCGAAAGCAACGCAACTTGACCTGTCCGCAGAAAAAAGCAAAACAGCCAGCCGGCTGTTTTGCCCCTGAAAGATATTTGTTCATTTATACCGGCAACTGATGCAGCGCCTTTATCCCGTTAAAAACCATTATTCTGAGCTACCTGTTTAATCCAATAGCCGGATTTTTTAATGGTTTTTCGCTGTGTCGCCAAATCCAGCGCAATATAGCCATACCGGTTCTTATAGGCATTGGACCAGGACCAGCAGTCAATAGGCGTCCAGGCGTGAAAACCAAAACAATTGGCGCCCTCCTCCATTCCCTTATGCAGCCAGCCCAGATGCTCTTCATAAAAATCAATCCGGTAATCATCCTCTACATAGCCGTCGCTATTGGTATACTGTTCTTCTCCTTCGACCCCCATGCCATTCTCCGACAAGTACCAGGGAATATTATCATACTGGTCCCGCAGATTAATCGCAATATCATAGATCGCCTGGGGATAGATCTCCCACTGCCGGTAAGGGTTCATTCGACATCCTGGAAGCTGATAGTTGT
This genomic interval carries:
- a CDS encoding glycoside hydrolase family 26 protein produces the protein MKKQFLKAAVVCALIGGVIPVLAVAESRDSPIVNDPNQKVYIERTVYADNAKAKKEAPTSNQLVKLAPAFARLADPNATPETLSLYSYLAALSKTDNTIFGHQNDAHHKMFRINSGTNSDIKDVTGSLAGIIGIDALSLTGSELTLTPKEKAKGITLVDKAAAISIKAADEGGIITLSMHMPNFELIKERGKKSDGTYDYSGYSPNEFKGDIVRRILPGGDLNEIYNGYLDLVADYAQRLQAAKVPVIFRPLHEHNGGWFWWGAKYCSSEQFVELFQYTVKYMRDTKQVHNFLYAISPNGPFKTPGEYLDRYPGNRYVDIMGFDTYDDNPPGLPKNDPWFRDFETSLQVVAEAAKSCGKLPALTEVGVRQGGSLAVAGNKDKRWFSDVSVLVRKYHLPYFMTWSNFEKEQHNFFAPYMVSDTRGHEMINDFIDFYNEPSSIFADGITYKDMPQPKVMNK
- a CDS encoding GntR family transcriptional regulator, translating into MVKYQQIANDIRNKITSGEYVPGVQLALEKEMCEYYGVSRITIKRAVDELVNLGLVVKRRGSGTFVKTVENQDVKELSMAKQFTGFTETNRGQKVQTEVIRFDIVHPSQEVASKLQITEDDFVYDIIRARSNDEGPIVVEYTKMPIQLIPGLKKEHVETSIYAYIQDKLQLKIQSAHRTLRAVMPTELEVKHLHIEGLLPLLEIEQVAFFDDGRPFEYSISRHRADRIAFKTVSIR